The following proteins are co-located in the Apis mellifera strain DH4 linkage group LG11, Amel_HAv3.1, whole genome shotgun sequence genome:
- the LOC408319 gene encoding lethal(3)malignant brain tumor-like protein 3 isoform X1 — translation MMATDNFKTMEEEIVVDDVDENSSTEAPQSDDPTTPVMPLLYIQQSKLRSVPPTTTNQTLVSPNATQLAAIINPVNNQIVTGQNKVFIQGPSQVTTSQSKQHIVIHRPINTVSTTTTSQGQKHILLRKSNTSTAQIVPLSTSQGNQANAQAGKHTFAYLGTLIKPNKSRESVVIPAGALTTTQITKPKLVIAPVISQLAQTSTSTTTGSQSQPPKHMANLLLPVSIPQQNVPPKSSMFNLKINNGQINTDSKGTITVLRESKTTNSATHPPPLHPITKMSLLNANKGNNNSTDSIKITENPDSAVITPIPKKDDTGIPEKRKKTISNILRGSSEKRMKKQNLSKSPQESIVDVSYALSSPESEQDKDKKVQNDDDITLIKVVPSEDKTMKLTNTNMDDDIKIEIIKTRTSCGIESITDNKNDSKININNHEDLKDHLNTTHANDSNFDATKVLDWKDGVGTLPGSTLKFCMNEFGIMEVVDEDENSKQSKDCIGDKENVCSTQNSSKSSPVTVNNINTEKKSDDRKSRTVSADTMYHCEGCGCYGLAAEFESPISCGPTCTEIIEAKKQPTLRKEKDLNRDLRAKRKRKRLLQEQQQSKEIEEKSEDKVQDKVKSETDEDTKDTITGIDDESQGDTTESKYPWQTGKLGFSWSKYLEHCKAKAAPVKLFKDPFPYTKNHFKVGMKLEGIDPEHPSRYCVLTVVEVVGYRIRLHFDGYLENYDFWVNADSMDIFPIGWSEKNGHRLDPPKGYVASNFNWNAYLKICKATAAPKNIFSNKSSVCPTGFRVGMKLEAVDRKHSSLVCVASIAGLMDSRILVHFDSWDEVYDYWADASSPYIHPVGWCHHNGHSLTPPNNYKDPKSFTWDAYLRETRSMVAPARAFKQRPPCGFKRGMKLEAVDKRVPQLIRVATVEDVKDHMLKIRFDGWPENHAYWVDDDSPDIHPMGWCMKTGHPLEPPLTPDNLNDRPECGTYGCKGIGHVKGPKYATHNSASGCPYSPQNLHKVRQLADRLNLKHETCDFEDDLQDRSKTEKADKIKMEKSEKLEKPLFSEERLMKTEKDIKQEDGDFSDKNDKSENSEKSSKSKHHHSDGQTDDDELLRKRKKRRQISEEPLYSLSNSFGDSSLNTIPYAANMPDKQLRTELYQSVYNPGYNPLPDAPHIWAKHSNALNRVVAKQNTNPRRWSNEEVIKFIQSVPNCKEIGNIFRQHNIDGEAFLMLTQEDLVSLLGLRLGPAIKLYNSIVLLRRRAT, via the exons ATGATGGCGACTGACAACTTTAAAAC aatggaagaagaaatagtAGTAGATGATGTAGATGAGAACAGTAGTACGGAGGCTCCACAATCAGATGACCCAACAACACCCGTTATgcctttattatatattcaacaaaGTAAATTACGTTCAGTACCACCAACAACCACAAATCAGACTTTGGTTTCACCTAATGCTACTCAATTGGCTGCTATTATCAATCCAGTTAATAATcag aTTGTCACTGGACagaataaagtatttatacaAGGACCAAGTCAGGTTACTACTTCTCAAAGTAAACAACATATTGTAATTCATCGGCCAATTAATACTGTCAGTACCACAACAACTTCACAAGGTCAGAAACATATATTACTTAGAAAGTCCAACACATCTACTGCTCAGATTGTGCCCTTAAGTACTTCTCAGGGAAACCAAGCCAATGCACAAGCAGGCAAGCATACGTTTGCATATCTCGGGACTCTCATTAAACCAAATAAATCACGTGAATCTGTTGTTATTCCAGCAG gGGCTTTGACTACAACTCAAATAACTAAACCAAAATTAGTAATAGCACCAGTTATATCACAATTAGCTCAAACTTCGACAAGCACTACTACAGGATCTCAAAGTCAACCTCCAAAACATATggcgaatttattattaccagTCAGTATTCCCCAACAAAATGTACCTCCTAAATCCagtatgtttaatttaaaaattaacaatggcCAAATTAATACTGATAGTAAAGGAACTATTACTG TGCTGCGAGAGTCAAAAACTACAAATTCAGCTACTCATCCACCACCTTTGCATCCTATTACAAAAATGAGTTtattaaatgcaaataaaggaaataataattcgacagATAGTATAAAAATCACAGAAAATCCAGATTCTGCTGTTATTACTCCCATTCCAAAAAAGGATGATACTGGTATACCTGAAAAACGGAAAAAGACGATAAGCAATATATTAAGAGGATCGAGTGAAAAACGAATGAAGAAacaaaatctttcaaaatctCCTCAAGAGAGTATAGTTGATGTAAGCTATGCACTAAGTAGTCCAGAATCAGAACAAGATAAGGATAAGAAAGTGcaaaatgatgatgatattacTTTGATTAAAGTAGTTCCTAGTGAAGATAAAACTATGAAACTTACTAATACTAACATGgatgatgatataaaaattgagattatTAAAACGCGCACAAGTTGTGGTATTGAGTCAATAACAGACAATAAAAACGATtctaagattaatataaataaccatGAAGATTTGAAAGATCATTTAAATACAACACATGCGAatgattcaaattttgatGCAACAAAAGTTTTAGATTGGAAAGATGGTGTTGGAACTCTTCCTGGAAGTACGTTAAAG TTTTGTATGAATGAATTTGGTATCATGGAAGTAGTAGATGAAGACGAAAATAGCAAGCAAAGTAAAGATTGCATTGGTGACAAAGAAAATGTTTGTTCGACTCAGAATTCTTCCAAATCTAGCCCTGTaactgttaataatataaatacagagaaaaaat ctgACGATAGGAAATCTAGGACTGTTTCGGCGGATACAATGTATCATTGTGAAGGCTGTGGATGTTATGGATTAGCTGCAGAATTTGAAAGTCCAATATCATGTGGTCCAACATGTACAGAAATAATAGAAGCCAAAAAACAACCTACTTtacggaaagaaaaagatttaaa taGAGATTTACGTGCGAAACGTAAACGTAAAAGATTACTTCAAGAACAACAACAGtcgaaagaaatagaagaaaaatccgAAGATAAAGTTCAAGATAAGGTAAAGTCTGAAACAGATGAGGATACAAAAGATACCATCACAGGAATAGATGATGAAAGTCAAGGAGATACCACTGAATCAAAG TATCCTTGGCAGACAGGAAAACTCGGATTTTCATGGTCTAAATATCTTGAACATTGTAAAGCAAAAGCTGCACctgttaaattattcaaagatcCTTTTCCATAtactaaaaatcattttaaagttGGAATGAAATTAGAAGGAATAGATCCTGAACATCCATCACGATATTGTGTTCTTACAGTTGTTGAAGTAGTAG gTTACCGAATACGTTTACATTTCGAtggatatttagaaaattatgatttttggGTAAATGCAGATAGTATGGATATCTTTCCTATTGGTTGGTCAGAAAAAAATGGACATAGATTAGACCCCCCAAAAGGTTATGTAgctagtaattttaattggaacgcatatttaaaaatttgcaaagctACTGCAGcaccaaaaaatatattttcaaataaaagt tccGTCTGTCCAACTGGTTTCCGTGTAGGAATGAAATTGGAAGCAGTTGATAGAAAGCATTCATCATTAGTTTGCGTAGCTAGTATAGCAGGCCTAATGGATTCTCGTATATTAGTTCATTTTGATTCCTGGGATGAAGTATATGATTATTGGGCAGATGCAAGTTCTCCATATATTCATCCAGTAGGATGGTGTCATCATAATGGTCATAGTTTAACGCCACCAAATA atTATAAAGACCCCAAATCTTTTACGTGGGATGCATATCTTAGAGAAACTCGTTCTATGGTCGCACCAGCGCGAGCTTTTAAACAACGACCACCTTGCGGATTTAAACGTGGAATGAAATTAGAAGCAGTTGATAAACGTGTGCCCCAACTTATAAGAGTAGCAACAGTTGAAGACGTAAAAGATcatat GTTAAAAATACGATTTGATGGATGGCCAGAAAATCATGCCTATTGGGTTGATGATGATTCACCTGACATACATCCCATGGGTTGGTGTATGAAAACGGGTCATCCTTTGGAACCACCATtaa CTCcggataatttaaatgatagacCAGAGTGTGGAACATATGGTTGCAAAGGAATAGGTCACGTGAAGGGACCAAAATATGCAACACATAATTCTGCATCAGGATGTCCATATTCACCTCAAAATCTTCACAAAGTTAGACAATTAGCTGACAGGCTTAATTTAAAGCATGAAACTTGTGATTTTGAAGATGATTTACAGGATAGGTCAAAAACAGAAAAggctgataaaataaaaatggaaaaatctgAGAAATTAGAGAAGCCATTATTTTCGGAAGAACGATTAATGAAAACTGAGAAAGATATTAAACAAGAAGATGGAgatttttctgataaaaatgacaaatctgaaaattcagaaaa GTCTAGTAAGTCAAAACATCATCACAGCGATGGACAAACAGATGATGATGAACTtctaaggaaaagaaaaaaaag acGACAGATTTCTGAAGAACCTTTATATTcactttcaaattcatttggTGATTCTTCATTAAATACTATACCTTATGCCGCAAATATGCCTGATAAACAGTTGCGTACGGAATTATATCAATCTGTTTATAATCCTGGATACAATCCATTACCGGATGCTCCACATATATGGGCAAAACATAGCAATGCTTTAAACAGGGTAGTAGCAAAACAAAATACGAATCCGCGAAGGTGGTCGAATGAagaagttattaaatttatacagagCGTCCctaattgtaaagaaattggaaatatctTTAGACAACAT aaTATAGATGGAGAAGCATTTTTAATGTTGACTCAAGAGGATTTAGTATCACTGTTAGGATTGCGTCTCGGTCCTGcgattaaattgtataatagcaTAGTTCTCTTACGTCGAAGGGCAACGTGA
- the LOC408319 gene encoding lethal(3)malignant brain tumor-like protein 3 isoform X4, translating to MEEEIVVDDVDENSSTEAPQSDDPTTPVMPLLYIQQSKLRSVPPTTTNQTLVSPNATQLAAIINPVNNQIVTGQNKVFIQGPSQVTTSQSKQHIVIHRPINTVSTTTTSQGQKHILLRKSNTSTAQIVPLSTSQGNQANAQAGKHTFAYLGTLIKPNKSRESVVIPAGALTTTQITKPKLVIAPVISQLAQTSTSTTTGSQSQPPKHMANLLLPVSIPQQNVPPKSSMFNLKINNGQINTDSKGTITVLRESKTTNSATHPPPLHPITKMSLLNANKGNNNSTDSIKITENPDSAVITPIPKKDDTGIPEKRKKTISNILRGSSEKRMKKQNLSKSPQESIVDVSYALSSPESEQDKDKKVQNDDDITLIKVVPSEDKTMKLTNTNMDDDIKIEIIKTRTSCGIESITDNKNDSKININNHEDLKDHLNTTHANDSNFDATKVLDWKDGVGTLPGSTLKFCMNEFGIMEVVDEDENSKQSKDCIGDKENVCSTQNSSKSSPVTVNNINTEKKSDDRKSRTVSADTMYHCEGCGCYGLAAEFESPISCGPTCTEIIEAKKQPTLRKEKDLNRDLRAKRKRKRLLQEQQQSKEIEEKSEDKVQDKVKSETDEDTKDTITGIDDESQGDTTESKYPWQTGKLGFSWSKYLEHCKAKAAPVKLFKDPFPYTKNHFKVGMKLEGIDPEHPSRYCVLTVVEVVGYRIRLHFDGYLENYDFWVNADSMDIFPIGWSEKNGHRLDPPKGYVASNFNWNAYLKICKATAAPKNIFSNKSSVCPTGFRVGMKLEAVDRKHSSLVCVASIAGLMDSRILVHFDSWDEVYDYWADASSPYIHPVGWCHHNGHSLTPPNNYKDPKSFTWDAYLRETRSMVAPARAFKQRPPCGFKRGMKLEAVDKRVPQLIRVATVEDVKDHMLKIRFDGWPENHAYWVDDDSPDIHPMGWCMKTGHPLEPPLTPDNLNDRPECGTYGCKGIGHVKGPKYATHNSASGCPYSPQNLHKVRQLADRLNLKHETCDFEDDLQDRSKTEKADKIKMEKSEKLEKPLFSEERLMKTEKDIKQEDGDFSDKNDKSENSEKSSKSKHHHSDGQTDDDELLRKRKKRRQISEEPLYSLSNSFGDSSLNTIPYAANMPDKQLRTELYQSVYNPGYNPLPDAPHIWAKHSNALNRVVAKQNTNPRRWSNEEVIKFIQSVPNCKEIGNIFRQHNIDGEAFLMLTQEDLVSLLGLRLGPAIKLYNSIVLLRRRAT from the exons atggaagaagaaatagtAGTAGATGATGTAGATGAGAACAGTAGTACGGAGGCTCCACAATCAGATGACCCAACAACACCCGTTATgcctttattatatattcaacaaaGTAAATTACGTTCAGTACCACCAACAACCACAAATCAGACTTTGGTTTCACCTAATGCTACTCAATTGGCTGCTATTATCAATCCAGTTAATAATcag aTTGTCACTGGACagaataaagtatttatacaAGGACCAAGTCAGGTTACTACTTCTCAAAGTAAACAACATATTGTAATTCATCGGCCAATTAATACTGTCAGTACCACAACAACTTCACAAGGTCAGAAACATATATTACTTAGAAAGTCCAACACATCTACTGCTCAGATTGTGCCCTTAAGTACTTCTCAGGGAAACCAAGCCAATGCACAAGCAGGCAAGCATACGTTTGCATATCTCGGGACTCTCATTAAACCAAATAAATCACGTGAATCTGTTGTTATTCCAGCAG gGGCTTTGACTACAACTCAAATAACTAAACCAAAATTAGTAATAGCACCAGTTATATCACAATTAGCTCAAACTTCGACAAGCACTACTACAGGATCTCAAAGTCAACCTCCAAAACATATggcgaatttattattaccagTCAGTATTCCCCAACAAAATGTACCTCCTAAATCCagtatgtttaatttaaaaattaacaatggcCAAATTAATACTGATAGTAAAGGAACTATTACTG TGCTGCGAGAGTCAAAAACTACAAATTCAGCTACTCATCCACCACCTTTGCATCCTATTACAAAAATGAGTTtattaaatgcaaataaaggaaataataattcgacagATAGTATAAAAATCACAGAAAATCCAGATTCTGCTGTTATTACTCCCATTCCAAAAAAGGATGATACTGGTATACCTGAAAAACGGAAAAAGACGATAAGCAATATATTAAGAGGATCGAGTGAAAAACGAATGAAGAAacaaaatctttcaaaatctCCTCAAGAGAGTATAGTTGATGTAAGCTATGCACTAAGTAGTCCAGAATCAGAACAAGATAAGGATAAGAAAGTGcaaaatgatgatgatattacTTTGATTAAAGTAGTTCCTAGTGAAGATAAAACTATGAAACTTACTAATACTAACATGgatgatgatataaaaattgagattatTAAAACGCGCACAAGTTGTGGTATTGAGTCAATAACAGACAATAAAAACGATtctaagattaatataaataaccatGAAGATTTGAAAGATCATTTAAATACAACACATGCGAatgattcaaattttgatGCAACAAAAGTTTTAGATTGGAAAGATGGTGTTGGAACTCTTCCTGGAAGTACGTTAAAG TTTTGTATGAATGAATTTGGTATCATGGAAGTAGTAGATGAAGACGAAAATAGCAAGCAAAGTAAAGATTGCATTGGTGACAAAGAAAATGTTTGTTCGACTCAGAATTCTTCCAAATCTAGCCCTGTaactgttaataatataaatacagagaaaaaat ctgACGATAGGAAATCTAGGACTGTTTCGGCGGATACAATGTATCATTGTGAAGGCTGTGGATGTTATGGATTAGCTGCAGAATTTGAAAGTCCAATATCATGTGGTCCAACATGTACAGAAATAATAGAAGCCAAAAAACAACCTACTTtacggaaagaaaaagatttaaa taGAGATTTACGTGCGAAACGTAAACGTAAAAGATTACTTCAAGAACAACAACAGtcgaaagaaatagaagaaaaatccgAAGATAAAGTTCAAGATAAGGTAAAGTCTGAAACAGATGAGGATACAAAAGATACCATCACAGGAATAGATGATGAAAGTCAAGGAGATACCACTGAATCAAAG TATCCTTGGCAGACAGGAAAACTCGGATTTTCATGGTCTAAATATCTTGAACATTGTAAAGCAAAAGCTGCACctgttaaattattcaaagatcCTTTTCCATAtactaaaaatcattttaaagttGGAATGAAATTAGAAGGAATAGATCCTGAACATCCATCACGATATTGTGTTCTTACAGTTGTTGAAGTAGTAG gTTACCGAATACGTTTACATTTCGAtggatatttagaaaattatgatttttggGTAAATGCAGATAGTATGGATATCTTTCCTATTGGTTGGTCAGAAAAAAATGGACATAGATTAGACCCCCCAAAAGGTTATGTAgctagtaattttaattggaacgcatatttaaaaatttgcaaagctACTGCAGcaccaaaaaatatattttcaaataaaagt tccGTCTGTCCAACTGGTTTCCGTGTAGGAATGAAATTGGAAGCAGTTGATAGAAAGCATTCATCATTAGTTTGCGTAGCTAGTATAGCAGGCCTAATGGATTCTCGTATATTAGTTCATTTTGATTCCTGGGATGAAGTATATGATTATTGGGCAGATGCAAGTTCTCCATATATTCATCCAGTAGGATGGTGTCATCATAATGGTCATAGTTTAACGCCACCAAATA atTATAAAGACCCCAAATCTTTTACGTGGGATGCATATCTTAGAGAAACTCGTTCTATGGTCGCACCAGCGCGAGCTTTTAAACAACGACCACCTTGCGGATTTAAACGTGGAATGAAATTAGAAGCAGTTGATAAACGTGTGCCCCAACTTATAAGAGTAGCAACAGTTGAAGACGTAAAAGATcatat GTTAAAAATACGATTTGATGGATGGCCAGAAAATCATGCCTATTGGGTTGATGATGATTCACCTGACATACATCCCATGGGTTGGTGTATGAAAACGGGTCATCCTTTGGAACCACCATtaa CTCcggataatttaaatgatagacCAGAGTGTGGAACATATGGTTGCAAAGGAATAGGTCACGTGAAGGGACCAAAATATGCAACACATAATTCTGCATCAGGATGTCCATATTCACCTCAAAATCTTCACAAAGTTAGACAATTAGCTGACAGGCTTAATTTAAAGCATGAAACTTGTGATTTTGAAGATGATTTACAGGATAGGTCAAAAACAGAAAAggctgataaaataaaaatggaaaaatctgAGAAATTAGAGAAGCCATTATTTTCGGAAGAACGATTAATGAAAACTGAGAAAGATATTAAACAAGAAGATGGAgatttttctgataaaaatgacaaatctgaaaattcagaaaa GTCTAGTAAGTCAAAACATCATCACAGCGATGGACAAACAGATGATGATGAACTtctaaggaaaagaaaaaaaag acGACAGATTTCTGAAGAACCTTTATATTcactttcaaattcatttggTGATTCTTCATTAAATACTATACCTTATGCCGCAAATATGCCTGATAAACAGTTGCGTACGGAATTATATCAATCTGTTTATAATCCTGGATACAATCCATTACCGGATGCTCCACATATATGGGCAAAACATAGCAATGCTTTAAACAGGGTAGTAGCAAAACAAAATACGAATCCGCGAAGGTGGTCGAATGAagaagttattaaatttatacagagCGTCCctaattgtaaagaaattggaaatatctTTAGACAACAT aaTATAGATGGAGAAGCATTTTTAATGTTGACTCAAGAGGATTTAGTATCACTGTTAGGATTGCGTCTCGGTCCTGcgattaaattgtataatagcaTAGTTCTCTTACGTCGAAGGGCAACGTGA